One part of the Aspergillus fumigatus Af293 chromosome 7, whole genome shotgun sequence genome encodes these proteins:
- a CDS encoding transcription factor domain-containing protein has product MAKVLARTASRKATHASTFLADGEDHGIAEKWPTRSTHSMEKANLEEVWKNANHRTLMKMFSLSVEWLSQIVDMSGPGAGLRSIDTPMEEIESIFDSVFAPIPGEATQELDPSLASDLVQLYGSDEDMLDAYYVFIHPYHPILPPPERWPVYNRPLSQWPECRPSSPLSLAISALLVLIPHPNESDPLRAEYVKLRRSFAQSFARDALNAVEHDSSLLNPSNNVLNADRALFHPKVPLHLEGILALNLLSVYEYAQRGNLCTMTDRANEALTSAMKMSLHESLEEDEYAEARRRTWWMTYMVACQAAIVNGMISSLQHSTRLILGWKVPVEAQQTLLETVTFMTHLEQTKASGQSDQSDSGIRERMLGLDSQIGSLLFLCRDTRSAPKIVPTRLESPEVAASQIMISIAEIRLHTARIKAHRLCAFQDIPSFHQRQYEFGPSPTLSESEAQPGSSSATEAETSQPSTPSSSSPLNFIFSSHESSKICFHGALHIVTLLNNLPFPNPTNEIPLRSPPYLSQTTRVEIPRSMLTFACCGMQAGYVMLMLCLKARALRDRRMEASNFADTPSLTALLNELHQNLRLLVKCLNNCAIAFEALSGMRGTPLLRSPLISLAELTETLVGQTE; this is encoded by the exons ATGGCCAAAGTGCTTGCTCGAACTGCATCGCGAAAGGCCACACATGCGTCTACATTCCTAGCAGACGGGGAGGACCACGGTATAGCAGAAAAGTGGCCAACGCGGTCGACTCATTCGATGGAAAAGGCGAATCTGGAAGAGGTCTGGAAGAACGCAAATCATCGAActctgatgaagatg TTCTCCTTGTCTGTAGAGTGGTTGAGCCAAATAGTAGACATGAGTGGGCCGGGGGCCGGACTGCGCAGTATCGACACGCCaatggaggagattgaaTCCATCTTTGACTCTGTGTTTGCTCCTATTCCAGGAGAAGCAACACAGGAGCTGGATCCCTCCCTGGCGTCAGACCTAGTCCAACTGTATGGGAGTGATGAGGATAT GCTAGATGCCTACTACgtcttcatccatccttATCACCCCATTCTACCTCCACCCGAACGCTGGCCCGTATATAACCGCCCCTTGTCTCAGTGGCCAGAGTGTCGGCCATCAAGCCCGCTCAGTCTAGCTATCTCCGCCCTCCTAGTCCTCATTCCACACCCAAATGAGTCCGATCCATTGAGAGCAGAGTATGTGAAGCTTCGCAGGAGTTTTGCGCAATCTTTTGCTCGAGATGCCTTGAACGCAGTAGAGCATGATTCCAGTCTGCTGAACCCATCGAATAATGTGCTCAATGCGGACAGGGCACTGTTCCATCCTAAGGTGCCTTTGCATTTAGAAGGAATTCTGGCTCTGAATCTGCTGAGCGTCTATGAGTACGCACAGCGAGGGAATTTATGCACAATGACTGACCGAGCCAATGAGGCGCTGACATCAGCGATGAAAATGTCGTTGCATGAGTCtcttgaggaggatgaatACGCGGAGGCCCGGCGAAGGACCTGGTGGATGACG TACATGGTGGCGTGTCAAGCAGCCATTGTGAACGGCATG ATCAGTAGCCTGCAACATTCGACCCGTTTGATCCTC GGATGGAAGGTTCCTGTCGAGGCGCAGCAGACGCTCCTTGAAACAGTCACGTTCATGACTCACCTCGAGCAAACCAAGGCTTCCGGTCAAAGTGATCAAAGTGACTCTGGGATACGGGAGCGAATGTTGGGACTTGATTCTCAGATCGGATCATTGCTGTTTCTCTGCAGAGACACGCGGTCTGCGCCCAAGATCGTCCCAACTCGACTGGAATCTCCGGAGGTCGCAGCATCCCAGATCATGATCTCTATTGCAGAAATTCGATTGCACAC AGCCAGAATTAAGGCTCACAGGCTTTGTGCTTTCCAAGATATTCCCAGTTTTCATCAACGACAGTACGAATTCGGACCGTCTCCCACTTTATCTGAATCTGAGGCCCAGCCCGGGTCTTCTTCTGCCACTGAAGCAGAAACCAGCCAGCCTTCAACTCCTTCATCAAGCTCACCTCTGAATTTCATTTTCTCCTCGCACGAATCCTCGAAAATCTGCTTCCACGGTGCCCTTCACATCGTTACCTTACTGAACAACCTTCCTTTTCCTAACCCGACCAACGAGATCCCACTTCGCAGCCCACCATATCTTTCCCAGACAACCCGCGTCGAGATTCCACGAAGCATGCTCACATTTGCCTGCTGTGGAATGCAAGCCGGCTATGTGATGTTAATGCTTTGTCTCAAGGCACGCGCTCTGCGCGATCGCCGAATGGAGGCGTCCAATTTCGCAGACACCCCCTCTCTGACAGCTCTATTGAACGAGCTGCATCAAAACTTACGGCTGCTTGTCAAGTGTTTGAATAACTGCGCAATCGCGTTTGAGGCGCTTTCTGGAATGAGAGGTACTCCCCTTCTGAGATCACCGTTGATTTCGTTGGCTGAACTGACAGAAACTCTCGTCGGACAGACCGAATAG
- a CDS encoding Zn(II)2Cys6 transcription factor: MQQDSTLSGPSRRPSSLACMTCRRRHLKCDAQMPVCSRCQASSTECRYIQSRRGRTKNSNPSQQLLDDDASLFSAVNPDDFSEWPSGTNLTTDLVDIGQALFQPQLDARQSLLPEDALAWPELENAVTPEVAYDPLIQLYYQTFHRSHPLLIPRKALHSHLVAKIPQYILSIMRFIGAHQHHDPSLKELFRQSAYSVLSALTPRDGFMVQGMVLLAIVEHARGAEDSATRIMQAAVNLALELGMNKAAFAAEHSGGNSILEESWRRTYWELYFVDGFLAAMRDQSAFQLFHSPADVRLPCDEELYNSGDVVIPSNLTFKDLTNKWHFDEERRFPSSAYRIQAVRVLGMVMELNRSLDIDLDTQIETIDAVLAALLMQLPSSQRDAYGSHCGLDEMTFQAQMTSYLALIYLHHPRSNMRYASIHAYTSCTRLPTIRETTPPSASLDLHSQKLLRAADLLCNLATLPNPVKYRTPFFTCALAMCVVVHTVACLVVSIPEKQESIKARIQLAVGALHVLGKLWPLAKTVRQRLISMYQELGLRCR; the protein is encoded by the exons ATGCAGCAAGATTCCACATTGTCCGGGCCTTCCCGGCGCCCGTCATCACTGGCGTGTATGACATGTCGCCGCCGGCATCTAAAATGTGACGCCCAGATGCCAGTATGTAGCCGCTGCCAGGCTTCCAGTACGGAATGCCGCTATATCCAATCCAGACGCGGGCGGACGAAGAACAGCAATCCTTCccagcagcttctggatgacGATGCCTCCCTTTTCTCTGCAGTCAATCCAGACGATTTCTCAGAATGGCCCAGTGGGACAAATCTCACCACAGATCTTGTAGAT ATAGGTCAAGCACTCTTCCAACCACAGCTCGATGCTCGCCAGTCGTTGCTGCCAGAGGATGCACTTGCGTGGCCTGAGCTAGAGAACGCTGTAACACCCGAAGTTGCATATGATCCCCTGATCCAGCTGTATTACCAGACTTTTCACCGCTCGCATCCGCTCCTGATCCCAAGGAAAGCACTGCACTCTCACTTAGTCGCGAAGATACCACAATACATCCTCTCAATCATGCGCTTCATTGGCGCTCACCAGCACCATGATCCGTCCCTCAAAGAGCTCTTTCGCCAATCTGCCTATTCCGTGTTGTCCGCCTTGACGCCTCGCGACGGATTCATGGTTCAGGGAATGGTCCTTCTCGCCATTGTGGAGCATGCGCGTGGCGCCGAAGACAGTGCAACCCGTATTATGCAGGCTGCCGTTAACCTGGCCTTGGAACTGGGTATGAACAAAGCCGCATTCGCGGCCGAACACTCTGGCGGAAATTCTATTCTCGAGGAGAGTTGGCGCCGAACTTACTGGGAGCTGTACTTTGTGGACGGATTCTTGGCGGCAATGCGTGATCAGAGCGCGTTCCAACTGTTCCATAGCCCTGCAGACGTGAGGCTGCCTTGTGACGAAGAGCTTTATAACTCCGGGGACGTG GTGATACCGAGCAATCTGACGTTCAAAGATCTGACCAACAAGTGGCACTTCGACGAGGAAAGGCGGTTCCCATCATCCGCATACAGAATCCAGGCCGTGCGCGTCCTGGGCATGGTCATGGAATTGAACCGATCGCTGGATATCGACCTAGATACTCAGATCGAAACCATCGACGCTGTGCTGGCCGCCTTATTGATGCAACTGCCATCATCCCAGCGGGATGCGTATGGCAGCCATTGCGGCCTAGATGAAATGACCTTTCAAGCTCAAATGACGAGCTACCT TGCCCTGATCTACCTCCACCACCCTCGATCAAACATGCGGTACGCCTCCATCCATGCCTATACCTCCTGCACCCGCCTCCCAACAATCCGCGAGACCACTCCCCCCTCCGCCTCCCTGGACCTTCATTCGCAGAAACTCCTGCGAGCAGCAGATCTGCTGTGCAACCTAGCCACTCTGCCGAATCCGGTCAAATATCGCACCCCGTTCTTCACCTGCGCGCTTGCCATGTGTGTGGTAGTGCACACAGTTGCGTGCTTGGTTGTCTCCATCCCAGAGAAGCAGGAGTCGATTAAGGCGAGAATCCAGCTTGCGGTGGGCGCGCTGCATGTGCTAGGGAAGTTGTGGCCACTGGCGAAGACGGTTAGACAGCGGTTGATCTCCATGTATCAGGAGCTTGGGTTGCGATGCAGATAA